The following coding sequences lie in one Montipora foliosa isolate CH-2021 chromosome 11, ASM3666993v2, whole genome shotgun sequence genomic window:
- the LOC137976664 gene encoding uncharacterized protein, whose protein sequence is MWKYVDDTTVSENIPKGQQSKSQEAVDAIYDWSKENLFQLNGEKTKELVISFSRDSPQLPRVCIDGTPIKTIQSTKLLGLKINDTLTWNDQIEELVKKASKKLYFLIQLKRAHVPTSDLVTYFCACIRSSLDYACPVFHYSLPKYPQVELERVQRRALSCIFPRVHYSDALQLAGLESIRAHQEKLTEHLFKSIVNDPRSKITSLLPPSVSISYELRRQRRFATPLVKTKRLANSFIVKSAREAFK, encoded by the coding sequence ATGTGgaaatatgttgatgataccACGGTATCAGAGAACATACCTAAAGGCCAACAGAGCAAGTCACAAGAAGCAGTAGATGCAATCTACGATTGGTCCAAGGAAAATTTGTTCCAGCTTAATGGCGAGAAGACTAAAGAGTTAGTTATATCCTTCAGTCGTGACTCCCCGCAACTCCCTAGGGTTTGCATAGACGGAACTCCTATCAAAACCATACAGAGCACAAAGCTACTCGGCTTGAAAATCAATGATACGCTAACGTGGAACGACCAAATAGAAGAACTTGTTAAAAAAGCGTCTAAGAAACTGTACTTTCTTATTCAACTTAAGCGTGCGCACGTTCCTACTTCAGATCTTGTAACATATTTTTGCGCATGTATCAGGTCTTCACTAGATTACGCTTGCCCTGTTTTCCATTACAGTTTACCAAAGTATCCACAAGTCGAGCTCGAAAGAGTGCAAAGGAGGGCCCTATCATGCATTTTTCCCAGGGTGCACTACTCGGACGCCCTTCAGTTAGCAGGGCTTGAGTCCATCAGGGCCCACCAGGAAAAGTTAACAGAACACCTTTTTAAGTCTATTGTTAATGATCCACGGAGTAAGATTACTAGCCTCCTGCCTCCCTCAGTTTCTATCTCATATGAGCTGAGAAGACAGAGGAGGTTTGCCACGCCTCTTGTAAAGACAAAGAGATTGGCAAATTCATTCATAGTTAAGAGTGCGAGGGAAGCATTTAAGTAA